AAGCCACGTGGGACGGCTGCCTGAGCTAGCCCCCTTGCGCTACGGACGCATGCTAGTCTCGCCTTTTACCTTTTATCGTGGCACAGCTGGCATCATGGCATTTGACCTCAACTCCATGGGCTCCACCAATGTCAGAGTACAGGCTTGCGGCGATAGCCATATGCTCAACTTTGGCGCCTTTGCCACGCCAGAGCGCAATATTATTTTTGACCTCAATGATTTTGATGAGACCCTGCCAGCCCCCTGGGAATGGGACGTCAAACGGCTGGCGGTGAGCTTTGTCCTGGCCTGCCGCGACAATGGTCTCAAAGAAAAATACGCCAGAAGCTCAGCTGAGGCTGTAGCTAAAGCCTACCGCAAAAAAATGACCGAATATTCGCGCAAGAGTATCCTCGATATATGGTATGACCGCATCGACTGGGAGCGTGTCATAGACAGGACCTCAGATCCCGAGCTGCAGCGCAAAATTAAAGCCCGCACCGAAAAAGCCTTAAAACGCACGATTCAGACACACTATTTTCCTAAGATGACCGAGGTGCAGGAAGGCAAGTTTATCTTTAAAGATAATCCGCCCTCCCTCTATCACCTTAAGGGTGCCGAGCAAGACAAATTTAGAGAAAATGCCCTGGAGGCATTTAGACTCTATAGAGGTACTCTGCAAGACGACAAACAACGTTTGTTTGACCGTTACAAACTCTCTGACGTGGCTATAAAAGTAGTAGGCGTTGGCTCAGTCGGCACCTATTGTGCTGTAGCGCTGATGCTGGCTCCTGATACAGAGCCCCTGATTTTGCAGTTAAAAGAAGCAAAAGCCTCGGTACTTGAGCCTTTTGCTGGACAGAGCGAATTTGTAAACCACGGACAAAGAGTTGTAGCCGGACAACGAATTATTCAATCGGCCTCGGATATATTCCTGGGCTGGACTGAGTTTAGTGACGGCCGCCATTTTTATATAAGACAGTTGCGTGACGCCAAAGTCAAACTCGAGCCCGCACTCTGGGACGGCGACCATATGCAAGAAATCGCCGAAATCATGGGTATCGTGCTGGCTCGAGCCCACGCCCGCTCTGGAGACGCGGCGGTGGTCAGCGGCTATCTTGGTGAAGAGTCCACATTTGATGAAGCAATTGGCTCTTTTGCTCTGGCTTATGCCGACCAGGCCGAAGCCGATTATGAAGAATTTGCACAGGCAATTCGCTCAGGCAGGTTACAAGCGGCTACAGATCTCGGACTTTAGAGTGTGCTATTGCTATCATAGCTAGCACTATGGAAACCCTAATTGAAAAGCCGAGAGTCGTGACTGTCGACAGTCCGGACAGAGAAAATATCCAGACCGGCATCGCCAAAGCGGCTGGTGCCCTAACTTTTATTGCTGGACTAAATGGTGGCTGGCTGGGACCTTTAATCCAGCCTATCGCCAAGAGTCAAAACCTGCCTTTAGACCAGGTGGGTCTAATCGTCAGCCTGCTTTGTGGTGGCTGTTTTGTCTCACAAGCACTGGGTCCCAAAATACTGGCACTGCTTGGTGGCAAAAGAGCGCTTATTACTGGTGCTAGCTTGCTTGCTACCGGCATGCTCGGGCTGGCTTTTGCCAAAGGTCTTATCCCTCTGTTATTTATGGCGTTTTTAGCCGGTCTTGGCACTGGTATCAACAGCATTGCCGGACACGTCTGTCTGCTGGCATTTTTTAGAGAAAAAGGAGCATCGGCTCTTTCTAAGCTAAATATTTCTTACGGTGTCGGCGCTCTCATTGCACCACAGATAGTGATGGCGCTAGCTGCCCTGACCTATCAATCCATCTTTATCATATCGGCGGCTCTGAGCCTGGCTGTGGCTGGTTTTCTTACAACTCTGCCCAAAATGGACAGAGAGATGCACATCAACAAAATAGAAGGTGCCACCACACCGGTCAAAGAAAGCTTTCTGTCATTTTTTACTCTGCCCATGGCACTGATGGCGGCCGTTACCTTCCTCTATGTTGGTACTGAGAGCTCAGCAGGCACCTGGCTCTTTACTTATATGCATGACGCCCGCAGTGCCTCAGATAAGCTGGCATCACTGGCGGTGACATCACTATTTATGGGATTGACTCTGGGACGACTTATCGCCATCAAAGCAACAGTCAAATTTAAACCGTCAAAAGTAACTCTAGTAGCCATGTCGCTTGTGGTATTAGCTTTTGTCGGTCTGGATTTGCTCAGCGCCACCGAGCATCTCGCATTACTTTTAGCTCTCGCTATTGGTGTTGGACTCGGTCCAATCTATCCCAGTATGGTGGCGCAGACAGCTCACCTGGTTAAGGACAGACCGGAGCGAGCGGCCTCAGTTACAGCCCTGGCTATATCCAGTGGCGCCGTTGGAGGCATCCTCATGCCTGGCATCACTGGACAGGTCCTGGCTCGTATCGGCGTGGAGCAATCCATGGTCTTTATCACTGCATTATCACTAATTATGCTTGTGACATTCAGCCTGGCACTTTTATCAATAAAATCACAAGCCAAATAATGGCAATAGAGGCAAATTGAAGACATATACAGCCGCCCCAGTGGCCGGTGCTAAAAACTTCCGCACCACTCTTGGTGAGGGAGCGCTCTGGGAAAGCGAGTCAGAGCTATTGTATTTTGTCGACATAGACGGTCAGGCGGTGCACTCTTACGACCCCGAGTCGGGCAAACACCACTACAAAAAAACCGGCAACAAAGTAAGCACTGTGGTCAAAAGAGCCGGTCACAAACAAATCCTCATAGCAGTAGGACACGATCTGGAATTAATCGCTCAGGATTTGCAGTGGGAAGCACAAAGAGATTTTGCCCTTTTAGCCAAAGTACCACTGGACAAATCGATGCGCTTTAACGATGGCAAATGCGATGCTAAAGGTCGCTTCTGGTGCGGCACGATGGCGCTGGCCGAAACAGAAGGGGCGGGCGAACTGTATAAGATGGAAACCGACCATACAGTAAGCAAACAGCTATCAGATGTCACCATATCCAATGGCATCTGCTGGAGCTTTGACAATAAGACCATGTATTACATAGACACACCAAAAGGCACTGTCGATGCCTTTGACTATGACCTCGATTTGGGCACTATCTCTAACCGCCGTGTTGTGGTTAATAACCAATGGGGCGGACAATTTGATGGCATGACTATAGACAGTCAGGGCAATCTCTACATCGCCCTCTGGGGCGGCAGCAAAGTCATTGCTATCAATCCCAATAATGATAAAGACAAACAGTTAATTGCCACAATAGAATTACCGGAAGTCTTGAACGTTACTAGTTGTGCTTTTGGCGGTAATGATTTGAAGACTCTATTTATCACCACGGCAACCAATCAGACAGATTTAAAGGACTATCCAAACGCCGGACTCTTGCATCAAGTGTCGCTCAACATACCGGGTTTGGCAGCTCATCAATACCGCGGCTAAATCATAATCCCTAAAAATTATTCTAATCATGGCGTTAGCTTGCTCTTGCCTATTAAACTTATCTGCACTACTGGATGGATAACTACGGCAGGCAAGATGAACAAAAAAGTAAGTAAGCTAAAGACAAAAGCACTCACAACCAGCGCTCTGACATTACTGAGCTTATCCAGTAGCAGTGCTGCTTTTGCCCAGGATGCCGGCAATCCGGTCTACAACCTCAATGGTCCAATACCCACTGCCAATGCCCGTATGATTGTCACCACCACAATGAATGTAGACGGCTATCGCATAGTCGATTACAAAGGTGTCGTCAGAGGCATGATCGTGCGCCAGCCGACAATCATGCAGGGTTTTAAAGCCAGCTTTAAAAGCATCGTCGGCGGTACCATGGGTAGCTATAGCGAGATGTGTGAACAAGCTCGCAATCAGGCATACGAATCAATGGTGGCCAAAGCAGGCGCACTGGGAGCCAATGCCATCGTCGGTATGCGTTATGACAGCACTGCTTTTAACGCCTCTGCCACCGACATGGGTTGCGAGATTGTGGCTTACGGCACAGCCGTGACCATCGAGCCTATTAAGTAATAGTCTCAGTTTTAGCCTGGCGCGTCATCTAAGCCTCCTGTTAGCGGTATAATCTCCGCCTGCTGGAGGTATCAACAAAGCATGATTACAGTAACTGAAGTTTCTAAAGGATTCGGGTCCAGGACACTCTTCGACAACGTCTCGGTCAAATTTACTCCTGGCAACCGATATGGTTTGACAGGTCCTAATGGCTCCGGCAAGTCCACATTTATGAAAATCCTTACTGGCGAAAGTGAAGCCAGTAATGCTGGCATTATCTCCAGACCCAACAAAGTCGGCGTGCTTAAGCAAAACCAATTTGCCTATGACAACGAGCGCATTATCGATACAGTAATCATGGGCAATGAAGCCCTCTGGCAAGCTTTTCAAGAGCGCGACGCCATCTGCGCCAAAGAAAACCTCACCGAAGACGAAATGAACAGACTCGGTGAGTTAGAAGTAATCATCGCTGACGAAAACGGTTATGCAGCCGAAATTGAGGCAGCAGAAATTTTGCGTGGTATCGGCATCGGCGATGACGAACACGAAAACCTGATGAAAACTCTACCTACTGACTATAAGTTTAGAGTTCTACTGGCTCAAGCACTTTATGGCGAGCCCCAGGCGCTCCTTCTGGACGAACCTACAAACCACCTTGACCTTGAGTCAATTTTTTGGCTGGAAGAGTTTCTCTCCAACTATGACGGTACTTTGATTGTCATCTCTCACGACCGCCACTTCTTAAACTCTGTCTGCACCCATATTGCCGACATCGACTACGACACAATCATCATCTACAACGGTGGCTATGATGATATGGTCTCGCAAAAAATCCAAGCCAGACAAACAATTGAATCAGCCAACAAAGACAAAGCTAAAAAAATAGCCCAGTTGCAAGAGTTTGTCGCCAAGTTTGCCGCCGGTCAGCGCTCATCCCAGGTGCAATCACGCCGTAAAGAAATGGATAGACTGGCGCCTCAAGAGCTAAAACGCTCCAATATCCAGCGCCCCTTTATCCGCTTTGAGCAAGAAAAACCATCAGGCAGAGAAGTGCTCATCACCCGTGGATTGACCAAAGGTTTTGACGGAAACACACTCTTTAGCAATGTCGACATGGAAATCATGCGCGGTGACAGAGTAGCCATAATCGGCGCCAACGGTGTTGGTAAAACCACACTCTTGCGCTGCTTAATCAACGAAATCGAACCAGATGAAGGCTCCATCAAATGGACTGACAATGCCACCTGGAGTTATTATCCGCAGGATTATCACGACGAAATCAAACCTGGCTCTACAGCACTTGATTGGCTGATGCAGTTTATGGTCGACGAAGGCCAGCAATATGTACGCAGTGTGCTAGGTCGCATGCTCTTTAGTGGAGACGACAGTTTAAAAGCCACCGAAGCACTCTCTGGAGGCGAAGCCGCCAGATTGCTTATGGCGCGCATGATGATGCTTAAAAACCCGGTACTGGTCTTTGACGAGCCCACAAACCACCTGGATCTTGAAGCAGTTTCGGCCCTGGGCGAGGGACTGGCACAATTTCCGGGTACTGTCTTTGTAGTGACCCATGATAGAGATCTTGTATCTACAGTAGCGACTCGCATCCTCTCCTTCACACCCAATGGTCTGATAAATTTTGCTGGTACTTATGATGAGTATCTCCAGGACTATCCGATGAAAGAGCTTGCTCGCCGCCGCTAACAGGCAAAGATAATCAATATGACCACACCGGAATCCGCACCGATAATTACGCCTGAAGAAGCTCTCAAGCTCGCCCTGGAAGCCCTTGATGCGCCTTTGACGGATATTGCCGAGAAAAACTTCAAGACCATAGTGATGGCCATAGAAGCCAGACATGGTCTTAATCAAAAAGAAGTAGCCGGAGAACTCCAGCGCATCTCCAAAGAGATAGAAGCGCTCGGTCGCCTGGAAGCGGCCATGGAGTTTAAACAGCGCTCCACCGAAATGATGCTCAAACTCGGTATGGAGCGCCGCCGCCGCGATAGACCAGAGGCCACCAGCACCAATTTGCCTGTAACCGCGCCCTCTCTTACGCTCACCAAGCGACCGGCTCCTATAAGCCCAATGAATGCCACAAGCCCCACCAGCGCCCAGAGTGCTTTTGTGCCCACAAGACAAAATGCCTCTGCCACTGCTAACAACTTGCAGTCAATGAGGGCTCCGGGTGAGGTACCAAACTTTGACCGCCTGGTATATTTTGTCCACACCACATCTAGCTTTGAAGCCGACCTCAACTTTTACGCCAAAGTAGCTGGGGCAAAAGTAGAATGGGCTCATGATAGTGGCGGCAAAAAATGTCGCGCTCTAAAAATGAACAAAGAGCCTGTCATACTGCTAATCGAAAGCGACACTCTGCCGCGAGTATTGCCAGTGTATGCAGTCAATGACCTGGAGCGCGCCACTGTTCAACTTATTGAACATGGCTATAGCGAAAAAGAAAAATTGATGACACCGCGCGGCATGGCAACAATATTTAGACCGGCAACTGGTATGACCATTGGTATCATTCGCTAACAGGTGAAATAACGTGCAAGAGTCCAGTTTATTTAGAGCTTTTGCCAGAGACGGAAAAATCGCCAGACAGACTCTCATGGACGCCTTTAGCGAGAGCGGCATCATTGAGGGTGACAAAAGACTGGGCAAACTATTTAGCGCTCTAAAAAGCGGTCCGGCCGAACTATCTCAGAGTGATTTCCAGTCCATAGTTGACCATTCGCCCGCTCTGGTAGAGCAAGTCTTAACCGGTCAATTAGCCATTCCCCAATTTAAAGAATTTACCGAAGAGTTGACTGCAATATTTCATCAGCTCGAAAACAATCACGAAGGCAAACTAGCCAACTATATCCCGCAATTAGAAAGAGTCGATCCCGAAAAGCTCGGTATCTCGCTTTGTACTGTGGACGGACAGCGTTTTAATATCGGAGACTTTGACGACAATTTTTGTGTGCAGTCCTGCTCCAAACCGATTACATATTGTCTCGCTCTGGAAGAACAGGGCGAAGAAGTAGTCCATCAATACGTAGGCGCTGAGCCAAGCGGCAAGACTTTTAATGAGCTAGCTCTCAATGCCAAAAGTCAGCCACACAATCCTATGATTAATGCTGGTGCCATCATGTGTGGTGCGCTAATTAAACAGGGCAAAGATGCCTCAGATAGATTTGATCATGTTATGCGTCTGTGGCGCGACTGTGCTGGCAACGAAAAAGTCGGTTTTGACAATGCTGTCTATTTATCCGAAAGACAGACAGCCGACCGCAACTTTGCCCTGGGCTATTTTATGCGCGAAAAGAAAAGCTTCCCACCAGGTGTGGACTTGCTCGATGCTCTTGAGTTTTACTTCCAGTGCTGTTCCATAGAAATCACCACCAAAGGTATGGCAGCAGTGGCAGCCACACTGGCTAATGGCGGCAACTGCCCACTTACTGGCAGTCAGGTTTTTAGACCAGACCATGTCAAAAACTGTCTCAGCCTCATGTCTAGCTGTGGCATGTATGACTTTAGTGGTGAATTTGCCTTTAGAGTGGGCATCCCCGCTAAAAGCGGTGTATCCGGCGCAATTATGCTGGTGGTGCCAAACGTCGCCGGGCTCGCCATCTGGTCACCGCGGCTCGATGAGCTAGGTAACAGTGTGCGCGGCGTGGAGTTTTGCAGACAGCTCGTTAAACGCTTTAAGTTTCACACTTTTGACTCAATGCTGGGACTGGTGGATGACCGCCTTGACCCCAGGCGCAATATCTATGAGTCGCGCATGAGCGCTATTGTGGCTTTTTGCTGGGCTTCAGCAGAGGGCGATGTGGCCGAGATGCGCAGACTGGTGGCCCGTGGTCTCAATCCATCGGCATCTGACTATGATGGACGCACAGCCCTGCATCTGGCAGCTAGCGAGGGCAAGCTGGCATCGCTGCGTTACTTGCTTGAGCTGGGTGTGGCAGTTAGCCCACTAGACCGCTGGGAGCATACGCCACTTGACGATGCTATAAGACAAAAACATGAGGCACTGGGCAGTATGCTGAGAGAGCATGGTGGACAGCGCCGGGATGAGATAACATCAGATAAGCTAGATAAAGCAGATCAGACAAAATCGGCAACTCAAGATGGACGATGAAAAACTAAAACTCATCTTTATAGTTATTATGTTCCTGATTGGCGTGGTCTTTTTAGGACTAGCCGTGTGGCTGCAAAACGTGGCTAGCGATGGGCACGACCCCACCGCCATGATTGCCAGCTATCTACTTTTGGGAGTAGGAGCACTGATCTTTATATTTGGTATTGTCATTTATTTCATCAGGCACGATTTAGAAGTGTAATTTTTAAATTTGCATTGAACTTTTTGTCGGCAGATGTCGTCTAAGGGTTATTACTTGTTATTTGCTTGGGAGCATAAGATGCAAAATCTCAAACGGCAGTGCTGCTTTACCCTTGCTCTTACACTCCTGCTTGGAGCCCCTCTAGCTCAAGCAGCCAATCTAGCTAAAGACAAAGGTCGAGTCAGCGCCCAGACCAAGTCAGAGCCCGATAGCGAGGAAGCAAAAGTACTGCATTTACTGGGCAGGGCCACCTTTGGTCCACGCCCGGGAGAAATAGAGAGAGTCGAGCGTCAGGGACTAGAAAATTATCTAAATGAGCAGCTCCATCCTGAGTCTATTGCTTTACCAGATAGTGTCCGCCAGGTCGAAAATTTGGACGCTATCAAGCTCAGTCCTTCCAGTCTCTTTATCAGTTATGGCAAGCCCGCCATTGCTATGGCTGCCAAAAACGACAATAACAACACCAAAGTAGACAAAGAAAAACTCAAAGTACTATTTAAGGAGAGCTACGGCAAAATCCACGATGAGACTGTACAGGCCAGGCTGGTGCGCTCTGCTTACAGCCCCAGAGAGCTAGAAGAAGTAATGGTTGACTTCTGGTACAACCATTT
This genomic stretch from Candidatus Obscuribacter sp. harbors:
- a CDS encoding MFS transporter codes for the protein METLIEKPRVVTVDSPDRENIQTGIAKAAGALTFIAGLNGGWLGPLIQPIAKSQNLPLDQVGLIVSLLCGGCFVSQALGPKILALLGGKRALITGASLLATGMLGLAFAKGLIPLLFMAFLAGLGTGINSIAGHVCLLAFFREKGASALSKLNISYGVGALIAPQIVMALAALTYQSIFIISAALSLAVAGFLTTLPKMDREMHINKIEGATTPVKESFLSFFTLPMALMAAVTFLYVGTESSAGTWLFTYMHDARSASDKLASLAVTSLFMGLTLGRLIAIKATVKFKPSKVTLVAMSLVVLAFVGLDLLSATEHLALLLALAIGVGLGPIYPSMVAQTAHLVKDRPERAASVTALAISSGAVGGILMPGITGQVLARIGVEQSMVFITALSLIMLVTFSLALLSIKSQAK
- a CDS encoding SMP-30/gluconolactonase/LRE family protein — encoded protein: MKTYTAAPVAGAKNFRTTLGEGALWESESELLYFVDIDGQAVHSYDPESGKHHYKKTGNKVSTVVKRAGHKQILIAVGHDLELIAQDLQWEAQRDFALLAKVPLDKSMRFNDGKCDAKGRFWCGTMALAETEGAGELYKMETDHTVSKQLSDVTISNGICWSFDNKTMYYIDTPKGTVDAFDYDLDLGTISNRRVVVNNQWGGQFDGMTIDSQGNLYIALWGGSKVIAINPNNDKDKQLIATIELPEVLNVTSCAFGGNDLKTLFITTATNQTDLKDYPNAGLLHQVSLNIPGLAAHQYRG
- a CDS encoding ATP-binding cassette domain-containing protein translates to MITVTEVSKGFGSRTLFDNVSVKFTPGNRYGLTGPNGSGKSTFMKILTGESEASNAGIISRPNKVGVLKQNQFAYDNERIIDTVIMGNEALWQAFQERDAICAKENLTEDEMNRLGELEVIIADENGYAAEIEAAEILRGIGIGDDEHENLMKTLPTDYKFRVLLAQALYGEPQALLLDEPTNHLDLESIFWLEEFLSNYDGTLIVISHDRHFLNSVCTHIADIDYDTIIIYNGGYDDMVSQKIQARQTIESANKDKAKKIAQLQEFVAKFAAGQRSSQVQSRRKEMDRLAPQELKRSNIQRPFIRFEQEKPSGREVLITRGLTKGFDGNTLFSNVDMEIMRGDRVAIIGANGVGKTTLLRCLINEIEPDEGSIKWTDNATWSYYPQDYHDEIKPGSTALDWLMQFMVDEGQQYVRSVLGRMLFSGDDSLKATEALSGGEAARLLMARMMMLKNPVLVFDEPTNHLDLEAVSALGEGLAQFPGTVFVVTHDRDLVSTVATRILSFTPNGLINFAGTYDEYLQDYPMKELARRR
- the glsA gene encoding glutaminase A; translated protein: MQESSLFRAFARDGKIARQTLMDAFSESGIIEGDKRLGKLFSALKSGPAELSQSDFQSIVDHSPALVEQVLTGQLAIPQFKEFTEELTAIFHQLENNHEGKLANYIPQLERVDPEKLGISLCTVDGQRFNIGDFDDNFCVQSCSKPITYCLALEEQGEEVVHQYVGAEPSGKTFNELALNAKSQPHNPMINAGAIMCGALIKQGKDASDRFDHVMRLWRDCAGNEKVGFDNAVYLSERQTADRNFALGYFMREKKSFPPGVDLLDALEFYFQCCSIEITTKGMAAVAATLANGGNCPLTGSQVFRPDHVKNCLSLMSSCGMYDFSGEFAFRVGIPAKSGVSGAIMLVVPNVAGLAIWSPRLDELGNSVRGVEFCRQLVKRFKFHTFDSMLGLVDDRLDPRRNIYESRMSAIVAFCWASAEGDVAEMRRLVARGLNPSASDYDGRTALHLAASEGKLASLRYLLELGVAVSPLDRWEHTPLDDAIRQKHEALGSMLREHGGQRRDEITSDKLDKADQTKSATQDGR
- a CDS encoding YbjQ family protein, coding for MIVTTTMNVDGYRIVDYKGVVRGMIVRQPTIMQGFKASFKSIVGGTMGSYSEMCEQARNQAYESMVAKAGALGANAIVGMRYDSTAFNASATDMGCEIVAYGTAVTIEPIK
- a CDS encoding DUF2252 domain-containing protein, which gives rise to MEQSHVGRLPELAPLRYGRMLVSPFTFYRGTAGIMAFDLNSMGSTNVRVQACGDSHMLNFGAFATPERNIIFDLNDFDETLPAPWEWDVKRLAVSFVLACRDNGLKEKYARSSAEAVAKAYRKKMTEYSRKSILDIWYDRIDWERVIDRTSDPELQRKIKARTEKALKRTIQTHYFPKMTEVQEGKFIFKDNPPSLYHLKGAEQDKFRENALEAFRLYRGTLQDDKQRLFDRYKLSDVAIKVVGVGSVGTYCAVALMLAPDTEPLILQLKEAKASVLEPFAGQSEFVNHGQRVVAGQRIIQSASDIFLGWTEFSDGRHFYIRQLRDAKVKLEPALWDGDHMQEIAEIMGIVLARAHARSGDAAVVSGYLGEESTFDEAIGSFALAYADQAEADYEEFAQAIRSGRLQAATDLGL